The Cryobacterium sp. SO1 genomic sequence GTCACCGAGCCCCGGGTCGGCGGCTCGATGACACTGGGCGAGATCGCTCACGCCGCGATGACCGTCAGCGACAACACCGCGGCGAACCTCATGTTCGAGGCACTTGATGGACCCGCCGCCCTCGACGCGGACTTGAGCGGCCTCGGCGACGACACAACCGTCGTGTCCCGCACCGAACCTGACCTGAACGAGGCAGTACCCGGGGACGATCGGGACACGACCACGCCGAGAGCGTTCGCCACGAACCTCAACGCATACCTGTTCGGAGAGCAACTGAGCGGCGAGGAGAAAGCACAGCTGGAGACGTGGCTGACAGGTACTCAGACGGGCGACACGCTGGTTCGCGCCGACCTTCCCGCAGACTGGGTAGTTGGTGACAAATCCGGTTCGGGCGGCTACGGCACCCGCAATGATCTTGCCCTCATCCGCCCGCCCGGTCGGGCACCCATCATCATCTCGGTCATGTCCAGCAAAGCCGAGCCGGATGCCGAGTCCGACGACAAACTCATAGCTGAAGCCGCTGCTGCCGCGATGGTCGCCCTCGATGCCGTGAATGACTGAACGATAGGCGCAAACGGACGACTGGGGGCGCTGAATGTGCTCCGAGAGGAGCTACGCTCGGCGCCGGACTGTGGTCCGGGCAACAGCTCTTCGCCCGTCGGCACACCCGTCAGCATCTGTTCGGTAGGTTGTCGCGCACCGCGAACGCGTCGAGGCCGGGGACTTGCGACCGGGCTTGACTGTGTCCCTAGGACATGGTCTTGACTGTGTTCACTACCGAAAGTGGAGGGCACAATGCTTGGGACGAGAACTTTGCATGCGCACAGCGCCATCGACGGAAGGATGAAGTGAGCGACGACGACGCCCATGTCCAGCCGGATGGCACGGCTGCCAACGTATCCGGCGAGGCGACCCTCCCCGAGGCCCTCATGCTACTTCTGTTCGACCCCCGGAACGGAACCATCGCCGGTGAGGGGCTGCCCCTGATGTATACCCTCGGCGGAGCGGTGCTCACCGAACTCGCTCTCCGAAAGCACATTGAACTCGACGGTAAGCGCAGCGTGCGCGCTGTCGGGGACGCTCCCGCGGATCCCCTCCTGGGAGGAGCCTGGGACCGCATACCGACTACTGCGAGAGGCATGAGATCGCTCGTGATCGACATCGGCACCCGGTCGCGGGAGCCCACGTTGAACCGGCTCGTGGACCGGGGGGAAATCCGCCGGGTTCCGCGCCGTTTTCTCGGGCTCTTTCCGACTCATGCGCTTGAGGGCGGCGACACCGATACACGGGAAGGCCTGCTCGGTCCCGTTCGGGCGGCGCTGGTCGACGGCGCCGCGACTGATGGCCGCACAGCTGCGCTCATCGCGCTACTCTCGGCGAGCAATAGCCTCCCCGCGATGCACGCCGACATTCCGTGGTCGGGTAGCATCTACACCCGGGGCAAGGAGTTCGAACGCGGCGAGTGGGGCGCCAAGGCCGCTTCGGACATCATCGTTGCCTCCCTCGTCGCGCAGGTCGTGTCCACAGCGTTCGCGACGACCGTGGCCACGCTGGCGCGTCCGGACTGAGCGTTCAAGAACCCGCTTGCGGTCGAGTAGATGATCCGGCGTCATGGCTGATTCGGAGAAGTGACGTGGTTCGCCGGCATCTCGCGCGAGACACAGTTCATGAGATGACGTGATCAGGCCGACCGCGTGCGGCGTGCATAAGCGCGCGCCTTCATCCGATTGCCGCAGGTGGTCATCGAGCACCATTTCGCGCTGCCCGGGCGGCTGTGATCTACGAGGAAGAGGTTGCATTCGACGTTGGCGCATGGCCGCAAGCGGCCCGGGTGTTTCTCTACGATGTCTGACCAGGCGATAAGGACCCGGACGGCGAGCAGATCCTCTGCAGGTGCACGCACCTCCCACCTGACCCCGGCAAGAGTCACCTGGGGAGTGCGCACGACCTGGTTCAGCACGGCGGCGAGCGCAGCGACATCGGCGTCCGCCGGGTTCCGGATCACTGCGTGCAACGCCGCTCGCACCCGGCGAAGTCGAGAGACCTCAGGCGACGAGCCTGAACCTCCCAGGCGACGGGCGAAGGTGCCACCGGCAACGCCATCAAGCTCGTCGATGACCGATCCGTCGACAACCGGCGCGCTGTTCAGCACTGCCAGCAACAGGTCTTCATCGGTCACGGTCACTCTCCATCATCCATCCTGTGCACTGCGCTACACCTATGCTAGCGTCTCAATAACCACTAAAACAATCCAAGGGGGTTAATCATGGTTACTGTCCACTACAGCACTGTCTCGGTCGACGGTCTCGACGTCTTCTGGCGCGAAGCCGGTCAGACCGACGCCCCGGTACTCCTCCTGCTGCACGGATACCCGACGAGTTCGCACATGTTCCGCCACCTCATCCCGCTGCTGGCCGACCGCTACCGAGTCATCGCTCCCGATCACATCGGCTTCGGCCGCTCGTCAGCACCGTCCGTCGACAACTTCGACTACACCTTCGACGCGCTGACCGCTGTAACACAGAGGTTTCTCAAAACGATAGGCGTGCAAAAGTACACGATTTATGTGCAG encodes the following:
- the bla gene encoding class A beta-lactamase; this encodes MISPIPRYLRAQFAIVALSGLVLTGCASTSPSTDASSVPPGAPPAQPVDGAAEFTSLEATYDARLGVYALDTGTGSEVSWRDDERFAYASTIKAMAAAALLDTVGLAGLATPVPIEESDIVPYSPVTEPRVGGSMTLGEIAHAAMTVSDNTAANLMFEALDGPAALDADLSGLGDDTTVVSRTEPDLNEAVPGDDRDTTTPRAFATNLNAYLFGEQLSGEEKAQLETWLTGTQTGDTLVRADLPADWVVGDKSGSGGYGTRNDLALIRPPGRAPIIISVMSSKAEPDAESDDKLIAEAAAAAMVALDAVND
- a CDS encoding GPP34 family phosphoprotein; this translates as MSDDDAHVQPDGTAANVSGEATLPEALMLLLFDPRNGTIAGEGLPLMYTLGGAVLTELALRKHIELDGKRSVRAVGDAPADPLLGGAWDRIPTTARGMRSLVIDIGTRSREPTLNRLVDRGEIRRVPRRFLGLFPTHALEGGDTDTREGLLGPVRAALVDGAATDGRTAALIALLSASNSLPAMHADIPWSGSIYTRGKEFERGEWGAKAASDIIVASLVAQVVSTAFATTVATLARPD
- a CDS encoding CGNR zinc finger domain-containing protein produces the protein MTDEDLLLAVLNSAPVVDGSVIDELDGVAGGTFARRLGGSGSSPEVSRLRRVRAALHAVIRNPADADVAALAAVLNQVVRTPQVTLAGVRWEVRAPAEDLLAVRVLIAWSDIVEKHPGRLRPCANVECNLFLVDHSRPGSAKWCSMTTCGNRMKARAYARRTRSA